A genomic window from Gossypium hirsutum isolate 1008001.06 chromosome D12, Gossypium_hirsutum_v2.1, whole genome shotgun sequence includes:
- the LOC121224543 gene encoding secreted RxLR effector protein 161-like, whose translation MYSVSLVSRFMENPTEMHLLAVKRVLRYLQGTKDFGLFYKKGKISDLLGFTDSDFAGDLDDRKNTSSYVFMLGIEVVSWSSKKQFIVTLSMTKAEFVAATACACQVVWMRKILEELKFKRMGATTIFCDNNSAIKLSKNPPLHGKSKHIDVKYYFFERS comes from the coding sequence ATGTATTCTGTGAGTTTGGTTAGTAGGTTTATGGAGAATCCTACAGAGATGCATTTATTGGCAGTCAAGAGAGTCCTTCGTTACTTGCAAGGAACCAAGGATTTTGGTTTGTTttacaaaaaaggaaaaatttcagATTTACTTGGGTTCACTGACAGTGACTTTGCAGGAGATCTGGATGATAGAAAAAACACTTCAAGTTATGTTTTCATGTTGGGAATCGAAGTTGTTTCATGGTCATCCAAGAAGCAATTCATTGTTACTTTGTCAATGACTAAAGCTGAATTTGTTGCTGCAACAGCCTGTGCTTGTCAAGTTGTTTGGATGAGGAAAATCTTGGAGGAGTTGAAGTTCAAGAGAATGGGAGCCACAACAATTTTTTGTGACAACAATTCAGCTATCAAACTCTCAAAAAATCCACCATTACATGGTAAAAGCAAGCACAttgatgtgaagtactattttttTGAGAGATCTTAA